Proteins encoded together in one Anguilla anguilla isolate fAngAng1 chromosome 9, fAngAng1.pri, whole genome shotgun sequence window:
- the LOC118235415 gene encoding zinc finger protein 239-like: protein MESVAFDEDSSEERVLPDGAEVPELDPADQSEDSELGDRFIQERDCENLHIVVKEEEEEWELGLMNEERSPSQLEDCTSGGEGDTLPSATVTVLGPKRRSARHRKEKPLQKCAECGKCFKFKCLLKQHRRIHTGEKPYSCNECGRNFGNLTSLRMHWLDHKGEKPFLCQQCGKSYKQRSHLLDHQRVHTGEKPYHCADCGKTFRRQQYLKRHQHTHTGLKPYACKVCSKTFGWMESMIKHLQSHSGKKPFQCSQCGNKFTEKRNLRTHLLLHTGEKPHTCSFCGKRFSVVSHLRRHENIHKGEKPYRCDVCERSFNQLGNLKAHKRVHTGEKPFHCEHCEKSFTHRVSLKNHQKYHSAKKP, encoded by the coding sequence ATGGAATCTGTTGCATTTGATGAAGATTCATCTGAAGAAAGGGTATTGCCTGATGGAGCCGAAGTACCTGAGCTGGACCCTGCGGACCAGTCGGAGGATTCTGAACTTGGGGACCGGTTTATTCAGGAACGCGACTGTGAAAATCTGCACATTGTtgtgaaggaggaggaagaggaatggGAGCTGGGTTTAATGAACGAGGAGCGCAGCCCATCTCAGTTGGAGGACTGCACATCGGGCGGAGAGGGGGACACTTTACCCTCAGCAACTGTAACAGTTCTGGGTCCCAAACGACGAAGTGCTAGACACAGGAAAGAGAAACCTCTGCAGAAGTGTGCCGAATGTGGTAAGTGTTTCAAATTCAAGTGCCTCCTCAAGCAGCATCGGCGAATTCACACGGGTGAGAAGCCATACTCTTGCAACGAGTGTGGTAGAAATTTCGGGAACCTCACCAGCCTTCGCATGCACTGGCTGGATCACAAGGGAGAGAAACCCTTCCTTTGTCAGCAGTGTGGAAAATCCTACAAACAGCGGTCCCACTTACTGGACCACCAGCGCGTTCACACTGGAGAAAAGCCGTATCACTGTGCTGACTGCGGGAAGACATTCAGAAGGCAGCAGTACTTGAAACGGCACCAGCACACTCACACGGGCCTGAAACCCTATGCCTGCAAGGTGTGCTCCAAGACTTTTGGCTGGATGGAGAGCATGATAAAGCATCTGCAGTCTCACTCGGGTAAAAAGCCCTTCCAGTGCAGCCAGTGTGGGAACAAGTTCACGGAAAAGAGAAACTTGCGGACCCACCTGCTGCTGCACACCGGCGAGAAGCCCCACACCTGCAGCTTCTGCGGTAAGAGGTTCAGTGTCGTGAGCCACCTCCGCAGGCACGAGAACATTCACAAAGGCGAGAAGCCTTATCGGTGCGACGTGTGCGAGAGGAGCTTCAACCAGCTTGGCAACCTGAAGGCCCACAAGAGAGTTCACACAGGGGAGAAGCCATTCCACTGCGAGCACTGTGAGAAGAGCTTCACCCACCGGGTCAGCCTCAAGAACCACCAAAAGTACCACTCTGCCAAAAAACCCTAG
- the ftr82 gene encoding finTRIM family, member 82 translates to MADPMSPDYFSCPLCVGMLRDPVAIPCGHSFCMDCISNYWNEADYTGIYICPQCRITFTQRPVLRPNTLLTKVAEKMKKSGLNPTVAAPNSYAGAGDVPCDFCTGKKFKAIKSCLNCLASYCDKHLKPHYESATFKRHKLVDELGNLDRKICPQHQKSLELFCRTDQMCICAICTVSEHRGHDIVSAEAERGEKQKLLGVSQAEIRQKCQERMKELDELRTAVDSLKSSAQRAMTESEKLFSEMIRSIERMRAEVTKLIGINEKAAFNQAEGLVERLEQEIEELKKKESGLKQLHSTEDHIHFLQNFNYLCTPTDDGVIPRVSLNPDFSFGAARKAVAEIKERLEELSREELMKISKSVNETPVYTMENRTRDRTIRAKEMTMVDSAPPLEPKSRSDFLKYFCQLRLDPSTAYKELHLSDGNRKVIRTRDLQPYSENSERFDSFAQVLCREALSGGRFYWEIEWSGEFSIGVAYKGISRKGKGSLCLLGYNDKSWSLLCSDSGYSAWHNRVDKAINAPHSPRIGVYLDHTAGILSFYSIGETMTLLHKFETTFKESLYPGFGVGTSVKICQLK, encoded by the exons ATGGCTGATCCGATGTCTCCAGACTACTTCAGCTGCCCTCTCTGTGTTGGTATGCTGAGGGATCCTGTGGCCATTCCCTGCGGCCACAGTTTCTGCATGGACTGCATCAGCAACTACTGGAACGAGGCGGACTACACGGGGATCTACATCTGCCCTCAGTGCCGGATCACTTTTACCCAGAGGCCCGTGCTGCGCCCCAACACCTTGCTGACCAAAGTGGCGGAGAAGATGAAGAAGTCGGGCCTCAACCCGACGGTTGCTGCTCCTAACAGCTACGCTGGCGCGGGCGATGTGCCGTGTGATTTCTGCACGGGCAAGAAGTTCAAGGCCATCAAGTCCTGCCTGAACTGCCTGGCCTCCTATTGCGATAAGCATTTGAAGCCTCACTATGAGTCGGCCACCTTCAAGCGCCACAAGCTGGTGGACGAGCTGGGAAACTTGGACCGCAAGATCTGTCCCCAGCACCAGAAGTCCCTGGAGCTGTTCTGTCGGACCGACCAGATGTGCATCTGTGCTATCTGCACTGTCAGTGAGCACAGGGGCCACGACATCGTCTCTGCAGAGGCTGAGAGGGGCGAGAAGCAG AAACTGCTGGGAGTTTCACAGGCAGAAATCCGTCAGAAATGTCAGGAAAGGATGAAGGAACTGGACGAACTCAGAACAGCAGTGGATTCCCTCAAA AGCTCAGCGCAGAGGGCCATGACTGAGAGCGAGAAGCTGTTCAGTGAGATGATCCGGTCAATCGAGAGGATGCGCGCCGAGGTCACCAAGCTCATCGGCATCAACGAGAAGGCCGCTTTCAACCAGGCGGAGGGGCTGGTGGAGAGGCTGGAGCAGGAAATTGAGGAGCTGAAGAAGAAAGAGTCAGGACTGAAACAACTGCACAGTACAGAGGACCATATACATTTCTTACAG AACTTCAATTATCTCTGCACCCCTACTGATGATGGGGTCATACCGCGGGTGTCACTCAACCCAGACTTCTCCTTCGGAGCTGCTCGGAAAGCGGTGGCTGAAATTAAGGAGCGCCTGGAGGAACTGAGCAGAGAGGAACTAATGAAGATCTCCAAATCAG TGAATGAAACTCCCGTTTACACAATGGAGAACCGGACAAGGGACAGAACCATTAGAG CTAAAGAGATGACCATGGTGGATAGTGCTCCACCTCTTGAACCAAAGAGCAGATCTGACTTCTTGAAAT ACTTCTGCCAGCTCAGATTGGATCCCAGTACTGCATACAAAGAGCTCCACTTGTCTGATGGCAACAGAAAGGTGATCCGGACCAGAGACCTGCAGCCGTATTCCGAGAACTCGGAGAGGTTCGACAGCTTTGCCCAGGTGCTGTGCCGGGAGGCCCTGTCAGGGGGGCGCTTCTACTGGGAAATCGAGTGGAGCGGGGAGTTCTCCATCGGGGTGGCCTACAAGGGGATCAGCCGAAAAGGCAAAGGGTCCCTCTGCCTCCTGGGCTACAACGACAAGTCCTGGAGCCTGCTCTGCTCCGACTCCGGCTACTCGGCCTGGCACAACAGAGTGGACAAGGCCATAAACGCTCCCCACTCCCCTAGGATAGGAGTCTATTTAGATCACACCGCTGGGATCCTGTCCTTCTACAGCATTGGGGAGACTATGACCCTCCTGCATAAGTTTGAGACAACGTTTAAGGAGTCACTATACCCCGGCTTTGGAGTGGGCACCTCCGTTAAGATTTGCCAACTGAAATGA
- the ftr83 gene encoding finTRIM family, member 83 isoform X1 translates to MTTEDDCYLCKEDLRDPVSIPCGHSFCSICLKTYWDHADHIGTYNCPQCRVTYNKRPSPRRMQSSRHSGAPRSSESFPPPPPSPDYNYAGPRDVGCDICIGRKHKAVKSCLMCLASYCDKHLKPHFESSTFKRHKLVDEIGHLDRQICPQHQKGLELYCRTDQMCICVLCTVKEHKGHDMVSAETERAEKQNLLGATQAEIQQKIHERLKQMEELKQAVDSLKSSAQRAMQESEKLFGEMLRAIERMQAEMTKLISTNKKSALNTAEGHMERLTHEIADLKKRDTELTQLSRTEDHIHFIQSFHMLIAQTEAEELPTVSVNPYFSFGSVTKTVSEMKEHLNEYSNEELVKVAKTVNKMPFCQLDERNRRQTMKSNEVGLYKSPSHEPRTRDEFLQYACQLTLDPSTAYRQLYLSRGNRKAALKRDAQSYSDNAHRFDSLPQVLCKEALSRGAYYWEVEWSGEGAALGVTYKGIKRTGYGDGARIGYNRKSWSLFCSDSSYSARHNKDQTEINAPYSSRIGVFLDYDAGTLSFYSVTDTMSLIHKFQTTFNETLYPGFWVWYESAITINQL, encoded by the exons ATGACCACAGAAGACGACTGCTACCTGTGCAAGGAGGACCTGAGGGACCCCGTGTCTATTCCCTGTGGACACTCCTTCTGCTCTATTTGTCTCAAAACATATTGGGACCACGCTGACCACATCGGGACCTACAATTGCCCTCAGTGCAGGGTCACCTACAACAAGAGACCGTCCCCTCGCCGGATGCAGAGCTCCAGGCATTCGGGGGCTCCCCGGAGCTCCGAGTCTTTCCCGCCGCCACCTCCGTCCCCCGACTACAACTATGCCGGACCCAGGGACGTGGGCTGCGACATCTGCATCGGCAGGAAGCACAAGGCGGTCAAGTCCTGCCTGATGTGCCTGGCGTCGTACTGCGACAAGCACCTGAAGCCCCACTTCGAGTCGTCCACCTTCAAGCGCCACAAGCTGGTGGACGAGATCGGGCACCTGGACCGGCAGATCTGCCCGCAGCACCAGAAGGGCCTGGAGCTGTACTGCCGCACCGATCAGATGTGCATCTGCGTCCTCTGCACGGTGAAGGAGCACAAGGGCCACGACATGGTTTCCGCTGAGACGGAGAGGGCAGAGAAACAG AATCTTCTGGGTGCCACGcaagcagaaatccagcagaagatcCATGAGAGATTGAAGCAGATGGAGGAACTGAAACAGGCAGTGGATTCTCTGAAG AGCTCCGCCCAGAGGGCCATGCAGGAGAGCGAGAAGCTGTTTGGAGAAATGCTGCGAGCCATCGAGAGGATGCAGGCCGAGATGACCAAGCTCATTTCCACCAACAAGAAGTCGGCCCTCAACACAGCCGAGGGCCACATGGAGCGGCTGACCCACGAGATCGCCGACCTGAAGAAGCGGGACACCGAGCTGACGCAGCTCTCCCGCACCGAGGACCACATCCACTTCATCCAG agcttccacatgctcattgcCCAGACCGAAGCGGAGGAGCTGCCCACCGTGTCGGTGAACCCGTACTTCTCCTTTGGGTCAGTGACCAAGACTGTGTCTGAGATGAAGGAACATCTAAATGAGTACAGCAACGAAGAGCTGGTGAAGGTGGCAAAAACAG TCAATAAGATGCCATTTTGCCAGCTGGATGAACGCAACAGAAGACAGACAATGAAAT CCAATGAAGTCGGGCTCTACAAGTCTCCCAGCCACGAGCCGCGAACAAGAGATGAGTTCTTACAGT ATGCCTGCCAGCTCACACTAGACCCAAGCACAGCGTACAGGCAGCTGTACTTGTcgagaggaaacaggaaggcCGCCTTGAAGAGAGATGCCCAGTCTTACAGCGATAACGCGCACCGGTTCGACTCCCTGCCCCAGGTCCTCTGCAAAGAGGCCTTGTCCAGGGGCGCTTATTACTGGGAGGTTGAGTGGAGCGGGGAGGGGGCAGCCTTAGGGGTCACCTACAAGGGAATCAAGAGGACCGGATACGGGGACGGAGCCCGCATCGGATACAACCGCAAATCCTGGAGCCTCTTCTGCTCCGACTCCAGCTACTCCGCCCGCCACAACAAGGACCAGACCGAGATAAACGCCCCCTACTCGTCCCGCATCGGGGTCTTCCTGGACTACGACGCCGGCACCCTGTCCTTTTACAGCGTCACTGACACCATGTCCCTCATCCACAAGTTCCAGACCACCTTTAATGAGACCCTCTATCCTGGCTTCTGGGTGTGGTATGAATCTGCCATCACCATAAACCAGTTGTAA
- the ftr83 gene encoding finTRIM family, member 83 isoform X2 produces MTTEDDCYLCKEDLRDPVSIPCGHSFCSICLKTYWDHADHIGTYNCPQCRVTYNKRPSPRRMQSSRHSGAPRSSESFPPPPPSPDYNYAGPRDVGCDICIGRKHKAVKSCLMCLASYCDKHLKPHFESSTFKRHKLVDEIGHLDRQICPQHQKGLELYCRTDQMCICVLCTVKEHKGHDMVSAETERAEKQNLLGATQAEIQQKIHERLKQMEELKQAVDSLKSSAQRAMQESEKLFGEMLRAIERMQAEMTKLISTNKKSALNTAEGHMERLTHEIADLKKRDTELTQLSRTEDHIHFIQSFHMLIAQTEAEELPTVSVNPYFSFGSVTKTVSEMKEHLNEYSNEELVKVAKTVNKMPFCQLDERNRRQTMKSNEVGLYKSPSHEPRTRDEFLQYQRSRPSGRDAKQVYHEF; encoded by the exons ATGACCACAGAAGACGACTGCTACCTGTGCAAGGAGGACCTGAGGGACCCCGTGTCTATTCCCTGTGGACACTCCTTCTGCTCTATTTGTCTCAAAACATATTGGGACCACGCTGACCACATCGGGACCTACAATTGCCCTCAGTGCAGGGTCACCTACAACAAGAGACCGTCCCCTCGCCGGATGCAGAGCTCCAGGCATTCGGGGGCTCCCCGGAGCTCCGAGTCTTTCCCGCCGCCACCTCCGTCCCCCGACTACAACTATGCCGGACCCAGGGACGTGGGCTGCGACATCTGCATCGGCAGGAAGCACAAGGCGGTCAAGTCCTGCCTGATGTGCCTGGCGTCGTACTGCGACAAGCACCTGAAGCCCCACTTCGAGTCGTCCACCTTCAAGCGCCACAAGCTGGTGGACGAGATCGGGCACCTGGACCGGCAGATCTGCCCGCAGCACCAGAAGGGCCTGGAGCTGTACTGCCGCACCGATCAGATGTGCATCTGCGTCCTCTGCACGGTGAAGGAGCACAAGGGCCACGACATGGTTTCCGCTGAGACGGAGAGGGCAGAGAAACAG AATCTTCTGGGTGCCACGcaagcagaaatccagcagaagatcCATGAGAGATTGAAGCAGATGGAGGAACTGAAACAGGCAGTGGATTCTCTGAAG AGCTCCGCCCAGAGGGCCATGCAGGAGAGCGAGAAGCTGTTTGGAGAAATGCTGCGAGCCATCGAGAGGATGCAGGCCGAGATGACCAAGCTCATTTCCACCAACAAGAAGTCGGCCCTCAACACAGCCGAGGGCCACATGGAGCGGCTGACCCACGAGATCGCCGACCTGAAGAAGCGGGACACCGAGCTGACGCAGCTCTCCCGCACCGAGGACCACATCCACTTCATCCAG agcttccacatgctcattgcCCAGACCGAAGCGGAGGAGCTGCCCACCGTGTCGGTGAACCCGTACTTCTCCTTTGGGTCAGTGACCAAGACTGTGTCTGAGATGAAGGAACATCTAAATGAGTACAGCAACGAAGAGCTGGTGAAGGTGGCAAAAACAG TCAATAAGATGCCATTTTGCCAGCTGGATGAACGCAACAGAAGACAGACAATGAAAT CCAATGAAGTCGGGCTCTACAAGTCTCCCAGCCACGAGCCGCGAACAAGAGATGAGTTCTTACAGT ATCAACGCTCTCGTCCGTCTGGCAGAGACGCCAAGCAAGTATACCATGAGTTCTGA
- the ruvbl2 gene encoding ruvB-like 2 gives MAAQMAATKVPEVRDITRIERIGAHSHIRGLGLDDALEPRQVSQGMVGQLASRRAAGLILEMIKDGHIAGRAVLIAGQPGTGKTAIAMGIAQSLGQDTPFTAIAGSEIFSLEMSKTEALSQSFRKAIGVRIKEETEIIEGEVVEIQIDRPATGTGAKVGKLTLKTTEMETIYDLGSKMIESLSKERVQAGDVITIDKATGKITKLGRSFTRARDYDAMGAQTQFVQCPEGELQKRKEVVHTVSLHEIDVINSRTQGFLALFSGDTGEIKSEVREQINAKVSEWREEGKAEIIPGVLFIDEVHMLDIECFSFLNRALESDLSPVLIMATNRGITRIRGTNYQSPHGIPIDMLDRLLIIATSPYTEKETRQILKIRCEEEDVELSEEAHTVLTRIGLETSLRYAIQLISTAGLVCRKRRGTEVQVEDIKRVYSLFLDESRSSQYMKEYQDSFLFNETQGNQMETS, from the exons ATGGCAGCGCAG atggcAGCCACAAAGGTTCCGGAGGTGCGTGACATCACCAGGATAGAAAGAATCG GAGCTCATTCTCACATCCGTGGCCTTGGATTGGATGATGCTTTGGAACCTCGTCAG GTTTCCCAGGGGATGGTGGGTCAGCTGGCATCTCGCCGGGCTGCAGGGTTGATCCTGGAGATGATCAAGGACGGACACATCGCTGGACGAGCCGTCCTCATCGCTGGCCAGCCAGGCACTGGAAAAACCGCCATCGCCATGG GTATCGCTCAGTCTCTCGGACAGGACACGCCTTTCACAGCTATTGCTGGAAGTGAGATCTTCTCTTTGGAAATGAGTAAAACCGAAGCCCTCAGTCAATCGTTCCGGAAAGCCATCGGAGTGAGGATCAA GGAAGAGACGGAAATCATCGAAGGAGAAGTCGTAGAAATCCAGATTGACAGGCCCGCAACTGGAACA GGTGCCAAGGTGGGAAAACTGACCCTGAAGACGACCGAAATGGAGACCATTTACGACCTGGGCAGCAAAATGATCGAGAGCCTCAGCAAGGAGCGAGTGCAAGCGGG GGATGTGATCACGATCGATAAAGCCACGGGGAAGATCACCAAGCTGGGCCGCTCCTTCACCCGCGCCAGGGACTACGACGCCATGGGAGCGCAG ACGCAGTTTGTCCAGTGTCCAGAGGGGGAGCTGCAGAAGCGGAAGGAGGTGGTCCACACGGTCTCCCTCCATGAAATCGACGTCATCAACAGCCGCACGCAGGGTTTCCTCGCTCTCTTCTCAG GCGACACTGGAGAAATCAAGTCAGAAGTCCGGGAGCAGATCAACGCCAAGGTGTCggagtggagagaggagggcaaGGCTGAGATCATACCAGGG GTGCTCTTCATCGATGAGGTCCACATGCTGGACATCGAGTGCTTCTCCTTTTTGAACCGGGCCCTGGAGAGCGATCTGTCTCCAGTCCTCATCATGGCTACTAACAGAGGAATTACCCG AATTCGGGGAACAAACTACCAGAGCCCTCACGGGATCCCTATCGACATGCTGGATCGCCTGCTCATCATCGCGACGTCTCCCTACACAGAGAAGGAGACGCGCCAGATCCTCAAAATCCG gtgtgaggaggaggatgtgGAGCTGAGTGAAGAGGCGCACACAGTGCTGACCCGCATCGGGCTGGAGACGTCCCTGCGCTACGCCATCCAGCTCATCAGCACCGCCGGCCTGGTGTGCCGCAAGCGAAGG GGTACTGAAGTGCAAGTGGAGGACATTAAGCGGGTGTACTCGCTCTTCCTGGATGAGTCCCGGTCCTCGCAGTATATGAAGGAGTACCAGGATTCCTTCCTCTTCAACGAAACGC aagGAAATCAGATGGAAACTTCCTAA